Proteins from one Anaerohalosphaeraceae bacterium genomic window:
- a CDS encoding SIS domain-containing protein, which translates to MSQSSRNNEFGRVFAEAAAVHKQLLTAFEKECAGPLEKAGQMLIDCLEAGGCIFTCGNGGSAADAQHVAAEIVGRFRRNRKGLSAVALTTDTSILTSVGNDYGFEEVFSRQVEALVGKGDILWAFSTSGKSPNILKAAQTAKAKGALVLSFIGRKNSPLEAFSDVCLCLEGPTAAVQEIHQLAYHILCDWVEAHFAGQS; encoded by the coding sequence ATGAGTCAGTCATCCAGGAACAATGAATTTGGCCGTGTGTTTGCGGAAGCCGCCGCCGTTCACAAACAATTGCTGACGGCTTTCGAAAAGGAATGCGCCGGCCCGCTTGAAAAGGCCGGACAAATGCTGATTGACTGTCTGGAAGCGGGCGGCTGCATCTTTACCTGCGGCAACGGGGGCTCGGCTGCTGACGCCCAGCATGTCGCCGCCGAGATAGTAGGGCGTTTTCGGCGCAATCGGAAGGGCCTTTCCGCCGTCGCCCTGACCACCGATACCTCTATTCTCACTTCCGTCGGCAACGACTACGGGTTTGAAGAAGTCTTCAGCCGCCAGGTCGAAGCCCTTGTCGGAAAAGGTGATATCCTCTGGGCCTTTTCCACCAGCGGAAAGTCTCCCAATATCCTCAAGGCCGCTCAAACCGCCAAAGCCAAAGGTGCACTCGTTTTAAGCTTTATCGGACGCAAAAACTCCCCCCTCGAAGCCTTCTCCGATGTCTGCCTGTGCCTCGAGGGGCCCACCGCCGCCGTACAGGAAATCCACCAGTTGGCTTACCATATCCTCTGCGACTGGGTAGAGGCCCATTTCGCAGGGCAATCATAA
- a CDS encoding DEAD/DEAH box helicase encodes MKCSELNLQPAIIKGLQKVGYEELTPIQQQTLEPILAGRDLIAKAETGSGKTAACAIPILEKIDPHLKEVQALILVPTRELALQYVEEISKIAQFTSIQAFAVYGGFSMDIQKGKLAHGVHVLVATPGRLIDLLYNSPLTLSHVRTLVLDEADEMLDMGFLPDVEFVFSCLVHEHQTLLFSATMPPEIKTLAQRYLKNPVIIELNVEKVAPESLTHTFYQVRPHHRLQALLDYLKTENPRQAILFCNSRRSSEQLYNHLKKELDSVEIIHGGLEQARRTSLFRRFKRLDIRYMIATDIASRGLDFSHTTHVINYDFPTHPESYTHRTGRTARMGRQGVALTFYTPQDLRKLRTLIRVNRIQPVWLGPEPDLNIKPSKSKSFHQTHSEAPKRQPNRRRRHSRPKGNRHSEEK; translated from the coding sequence ATGAAGTGCAGCGAACTGAATCTGCAGCCGGCAATCATCAAAGGCCTTCAGAAAGTCGGATACGAAGAGCTTACGCCTATTCAGCAGCAGACGCTTGAGCCGATTCTGGCCGGGCGCGATCTGATTGCCAAGGCCGAGACCGGCTCCGGCAAGACCGCCGCCTGCGCCATTCCCATCCTCGAAAAAATCGACCCTCACCTGAAGGAAGTTCAAGCCCTCATTCTCGTGCCCACCCGGGAACTGGCCCTCCAGTACGTTGAGGAAATCAGCAAAATTGCCCAGTTTACCTCCATTCAGGCCTTCGCCGTTTACGGCGGCTTTTCGATGGACATCCAAAAAGGCAAGCTCGCCCACGGCGTCCACGTCCTTGTGGCCACCCCCGGACGGCTCATCGACCTGCTCTACAACAGCCCGCTGACGCTCTCTCATGTCCGCACCCTCGTGCTCGATGAAGCCGATGAAATGCTCGATATGGGTTTCCTGCCGGACGTGGAGTTTGTCTTTTCCTGTCTGGTTCACGAACACCAGACGCTCCTGTTCAGTGCCACAATGCCGCCGGAAATCAAAACACTGGCCCAGCGGTATTTAAAAAACCCGGTCATCATTGAACTGAATGTAGAAAAGGTCGCCCCCGAATCACTCACCCATACCTTCTATCAGGTCCGCCCGCATCATCGGCTTCAGGCCCTGCTGGACTATCTGAAAACCGAAAACCCCCGTCAGGCCATTCTTTTCTGCAACAGTCGCCGCAGCAGCGAACAGCTGTACAATCATCTCAAAAAAGAGCTGGATTCCGTCGAAATCATCCACGGCGGTCTTGAACAGGCACGCCGGACCAGTCTGTTTCGCCGATTCAAGCGGCTGGATATCCGGTATATGATTGCCACGGACATTGCCAGCCGCGGCCTGGATTTCAGCCATACCACCCACGTGATTAACTATGATTTTCCGACTCATCCGGAATCCTACACGCACCGAACCGGACGCACCGCTCGTATGGGACGACAGGGTGTGGCCCTGACGTTTTACACCCCGCAGGACCTTCGAAAACTGCGAACCCTGATTCGGGTCAACCGCATCCAGCCCGTCTGGCTCGGCCCGGAACCGGACCTGAATATCAAACCGTCCAAATCCAAATCTTTTCATCAAACACACTCCGAGGCCCCAAAACGGCAGCCGAACCGCCGCCGGAGGCATTCCCGCCCCAAGGGAAACAGACACTCGGAGGAAAAGTGA
- a CDS encoding DUF1080 domain-containing protein, translating to MKTFWTISSVLAVLWAGCMATHTINFENPDANYAWPVHDPQRPLPPVVKPGAENHLPPSDAVILFDGKDLSAWKSAKNPDKPAPWKVENGYFEVVAGSGDIVTKDSFGSCQLHIEWASPEVVKGESQGRGNSGVFLMGLYEIQVLDSYDNLTYADGMAAAVYSQNPPLVNASRAPGQWQTYDVVFHAPKFEDGKLVRPADVTVFHNGVLVQDRWILTGPTAWKQRPPYSPHADKLPLSLQDHGNPVRFRNIWIRPLEN from the coding sequence ATGAAAACGTTCTGGACAATCTCATCTGTTCTGGCTGTTCTGTGGGCTGGCTGTATGGCCACACACACGATAAACTTTGAAAATCCGGATGCCAACTATGCCTGGCCGGTACACGACCCGCAGCGTCCGCTTCCGCCGGTCGTCAAACCCGGTGCCGAAAATCACCTGCCCCCCTCTGATGCTGTTATTCTCTTTGACGGTAAAGACTTATCGGCATGGAAGAGCGCCAAAAATCCCGACAAACCCGCCCCCTGGAAAGTGGAAAACGGCTATTTCGAAGTCGTTGCGGGCTCCGGCGACATCGTTACCAAAGACAGTTTCGGCTCCTGTCAGCTCCATATCGAATGGGCCAGCCCCGAGGTTGTCAAAGGCGAAAGCCAGGGCCGCGGCAACAGCGGTGTCTTTCTGATGGGGCTTTACGAAATCCAGGTCCTCGATTCCTATGACAACCTCACTTACGCCGACGGGATGGCCGCCGCCGTGTACAGCCAGAATCCACCGCTGGTCAATGCTTCCCGAGCCCCCGGACAGTGGCAGACCTACGATGTCGTCTTCCATGCCCCCAAATTCGAGGACGGCAAGCTCGTCCGCCCCGCGGATGTTACGGTTTTTCACAACGGTGTCCTCGTCCAGGACCGCTGGATTCTGACCGGCCCGACCGCCTGGAAGCAGCGTCCTCCGTATTCTCCCCACGCCGACAAACTCCCGCTGTCCCTTCAGGATCACGGCAACCCCGTCCGCTTCCGCAACATCTGGATTCGACCGCTTGAGAACTAA
- the amrB gene encoding AmmeMemoRadiSam system protein B → MIRKPAVAGQFYSASRSGCLSEIEECLPKTSFSVELPKPIVAGIVPHAGWVFSGDLAAMVFQAVQQVNGSVDTFVLFGASHRFGSGLPAVYDKGAWETPLGLAHIDEDLAAKILALGGSAKPAAHLGEHSIEVQIPFIQYLFPDAQIVPILMPLSGSEVRFGQEVGRLLDAIRDKKTVCIASTDLTHYGPRYGFCPQGIDSEAIEWAHQVNDRQFIDLAVQMKADQIVPNACENQNACGPAAAAALVAAAKARGASKGVLLAHTNSRDVMLQRFRQHSEDSVGYAAIVF, encoded by the coding sequence ATGATTCGAAAACCCGCCGTTGCCGGACAATTCTATTCTGCCAGTCGCTCCGGCTGTCTGAGCGAAATAGAAGAATGTCTCCCCAAAACATCTTTTTCCGTCGAACTGCCCAAGCCCATCGTGGCCGGTATCGTTCCGCATGCCGGCTGGGTTTTCAGCGGCGATTTGGCCGCCATGGTCTTTCAGGCCGTCCAACAGGTCAACGGTTCCGTAGATACCTTTGTCCTGTTTGGTGCCTCCCATCGATTCGGCAGCGGGCTGCCCGCTGTCTATGACAAAGGTGCTTGGGAAACTCCTTTGGGACTGGCCCATATCGATGAAGACCTGGCTGCAAAAATCCTTGCTCTCGGCGGTTCCGCCAAACCCGCTGCACATTTGGGCGAGCACAGCATTGAAGTCCAGATTCCTTTTATCCAGTATCTGTTTCCGGATGCTCAAATCGTTCCGATTTTGATGCCTCTGTCCGGTTCTGAAGTCCGGTTCGGACAAGAGGTTGGACGCCTTTTGGATGCGATTCGGGACAAGAAGACCGTCTGCATTGCCTCTACGGACCTGACGCACTACGGCCCGCGGTACGGCTTTTGTCCGCAGGGTATCGATTCGGAGGCAATCGAATGGGCCCATCAGGTTAATGACAGACAGTTTATTGACTTGGCTGTTCAGATGAAGGCCGACCAAATCGTTCCGAACGCTTGTGAAAATCAGAACGCCTGCGGACCTGCGGCTGCCGCTGCGCTGGTTGCCGCTGCAAAAGCCAGAGGTGCTTCAAAGGGGGTGCTCCTGGCTCACACCAACAGCCGCGATGTGATGTTGCAAAGGTTCCGCCAGCACAGCGAAGATTCCGTCGGCTATGCCGCCATCGTTTTCTGA
- the purE gene encoding 5-(carboxyamino)imidazole ribonucleotide mutase, protein MAGPKKTSPVAIVMGSDSDLEIMQSCIDQLKEFGVEPTVRILSAHRTPDAAGDFARKAAENGVQVIIAAAGMAAHLAGVLAGQTPLPIVGVPLAAKEGLLGLDALLSMVQMPPGVPVATMAIGRAGAKNAAIFAVQILALKDKKLAEKLAAFRKNQTEKVLAKDAQLNR, encoded by the coding sequence ATGGCCGGCCCAAAGAAAACATCTCCCGTAGCGATTGTAATGGGGTCAGACAGCGATTTGGAGATAATGCAGTCCTGCATCGACCAGCTGAAAGAATTTGGGGTTGAACCGACCGTCCGCATTTTGTCGGCACATCGGACGCCGGATGCGGCAGGTGACTTTGCCCGGAAAGCAGCGGAAAACGGCGTTCAGGTGATTATTGCGGCAGCAGGGATGGCGGCACATCTGGCGGGGGTTTTAGCAGGCCAAACCCCCCTGCCGATTGTGGGGGTACCGCTGGCGGCCAAAGAGGGACTGCTGGGATTGGATGCCCTGCTGAGTATGGTGCAGATGCCGCCGGGAGTGCCGGTTGCGACGATGGCCATCGGACGGGCCGGGGCGAAGAACGCCGCGATTTTTGCGGTTCAGATTCTGGCACTCAAGGACAAAAAACTGGCGGAAAAACTGGCGGCCTTTCGAAAAAACCAGACGGAAAAAGTGCTGGCTAAAGATGCCCAACTCAATCGCTAA
- a CDS encoding DUF4405 domain-containing protein — translation MEKPRRFFQFRAFVSLLTAICFAMAVISGAVLFLAPSGRGAGRAWAFWGLSRRQWEEQHVWFCLIFTIVGLIHLILNIRPILYYLKIVGIKTYRFRLEWLAALAVGAVVFAGTYYRWKPFAAFLELPRRMTEPSRQTGGADVAARGGGQENRTGIGQMTLAEYCRQEGLEPAKAIEIFRNRGLTVQPDMTMRQIADLAGVHPSQLREILRNP, via the coding sequence ATGGAGAAGCCCCGCAGATTTTTTCAGTTTCGTGCGTTTGTGTCGCTTTTGACGGCAATCTGCTTTGCGATGGCGGTCATCAGCGGTGCAGTGCTGTTTCTTGCTCCTTCCGGACGCGGCGCCGGGCGGGCATGGGCCTTTTGGGGGCTGAGCCGTCGTCAATGGGAGGAACAGCATGTCTGGTTTTGCCTGATTTTTACCATTGTAGGGCTTATCCATCTAATCCTGAATATTCGCCCGATTTTATACTATTTAAAAATTGTCGGGATAAAAACCTACCGGTTTCGGTTGGAATGGCTGGCAGCGCTGGCAGTCGGCGCCGTGGTTTTTGCAGGAACCTATTATCGCTGGAAGCCGTTTGCGGCGTTTTTGGAACTGCCCAGAAGGATGACGGAGCCCAGCCGACAGACGGGAGGCGCAGATGTGGCTGCTCGCGGCGGCGGTCAGGAAAATCGCACTGGAATCGGACAGATGACGCTGGCTGAATATTGCCGGCAGGAGGGGCTGGAGCCGGCCAAAGCGATTGAGATTTTCCGGAATCGCGGGCTGACGGTCCAGCCGGACATGACAATGCGGCAGATTGCAGATTTGGCGGGGGTTCATCCGAGCCAGCTGAGGGAAATCCTGAGAAATCCGTAA
- a CDS encoding GLUG motif-containing protein yields the protein MSGYTGTSYNIIGNITTRFTGGFDGNGYVISNLTYTGTNVSYVGLFGYTQNAVIQNVQLVNVAISSTNGQNVGGLIGCQLYGTTANCSVSGTVSGGYHTGGLAGSVLQGTLNSCSSAAAVSGGDHVGCLAGNIYQSTVSQCYATGNVNGASSVGGLLGYSDTGAVSNCYAQGAAVGTGGYIGGLIGYIQYGTVSNCYSTGAVSAGYGGWKGGLAGYSWEFESPCVFTACFWDTQTSGTNDGLGNITPDPAGITGLTTAQMKTQSTFTDAGWDFATVWVRLYDGYPHLQWEPKYSGGKGTISDPYRISRLSDFYNMTVYPADWNKHFSLTTNVDLSTLTFSSAPIAPDTDNAASGFQGTRFTGSFSGNGHVLQNLTLSAPTMDFVGLFGWVYYGAQVSNLGLTNVSVSGRTYAGGLAGVNSGSLMNCYTTGTVNSDGNYTGGLAGFNAGGTLSSCTSSAGVSGSYCAGGLSGYNNVSGTISRSSAAGPVNGSSYIGGLIGENIGPVSMSYAVGTADGSSYVGGFIGSNSGSVSGCYASGAAAGHVLWVPPSTYYHSYYVGGLMGYNSGTVTNCYARGSATRQGFGGNLYDVGGLIGWNAGSAAACYSSGLVSGNINVGGLIGYNTGTAASSFWDTETSNQPSSAGGTPKTTLEMKTESTFTSGGWDFSWVDGDAADWVLWVEGQQYPELTWQPPRFAGGSGTPENPWKIARAQHLLYLAYNESLYGSHFLMTADINMSAYTGIQYKCIGSSEKPFTGTFDGGGHIISYLSYFAKEIVSNVGMFGYTSEAVIRNLGLEGVSIYTEGDSVGGLIGTQYRGIVSGCFTTGTVEGIHTVGGLVGDEYGSIENSYSLTSVYGHGSAAGGLVGAITGYMTDGIRRCYSAGYVKGVDYVGGLIGYSNEGLVLNSVWDMQTSNQETSAGGIGLLTEEMKMRSSFTGIGWDFLDETANGTNDYWRMCVNGVSYPLLSWSFAGLGDFACPDGVAMADFAYLARHWLQSSCIQSNQYCGWADMSISGTVEVSDLAVFVENWLRE from the coding sequence ATGTCCGGCTACACGGGCACTTCCTATAACATCATCGGCAATATCACAACCCGTTTTACCGGCGGATTTGACGGCAACGGTTATGTAATCAGCAACCTGACTTATACAGGCACAAACGTCAGCTATGTCGGTTTGTTCGGATATACGCAAAACGCCGTGATTCAGAATGTCCAATTAGTCAATGTTGCTATCTCCTCAACCAACGGTCAAAATGTAGGCGGCCTGATCGGCTGTCAGTTGTACGGCACGACGGCAAACTGTTCGGTATCAGGAACTGTTTCCGGCGGGTATCACACCGGAGGGCTGGCAGGAAGTGTTTTGCAGGGCACACTCAATTCCTGCTCGTCGGCAGCCGCGGTGAGCGGAGGAGACCACGTCGGCTGTCTGGCAGGCAACATTTATCAAAGTACGGTCAGCCAATGTTATGCAACAGGGAATGTCAATGGAGCCAGCAGCGTCGGCGGTTTGCTCGGATACAGCGATACGGGGGCCGTCAGCAACTGCTATGCCCAGGGAGCCGCCGTCGGAACCGGCGGGTATATCGGAGGTCTGATTGGATACATTCAATACGGCACGGTCAGCAACTGCTATTCAACCGGAGCCGTCAGTGCCGGCTACGGCGGCTGGAAAGGCGGACTGGCAGGGTACAGCTGGGAATTTGAGAGCCCCTGCGTCTTTACGGCCTGTTTCTGGGATACGCAAACCAGCGGAACCAATGACGGGCTGGGCAACATTACCCCAGATCCTGCCGGCATCACAGGTCTTACAACGGCGCAAATGAAGACGCAATCGACCTTTACCGATGCCGGATGGGATTTTGCGACGGTGTGGGTGCGGCTTTATGACGGATACCCCCATCTGCAATGGGAGCCGAAGTATTCCGGCGGAAAAGGAACCATCTCCGATCCCTATCGAATCAGCCGACTTTCCGATTTCTACAATATGACCGTCTATCCGGCGGATTGGAATAAGCATTTTTCTCTGACAACAAATGTCGATTTATCGACACTGACCTTCAGCAGTGCACCGATTGCCCCGGATACAGACAATGCCGCCAGCGGTTTCCAGGGAACCCGTTTTACAGGTTCCTTCAGCGGCAACGGTCATGTCCTGCAAAATCTAACGCTCTCGGCTCCGACGATGGACTTTGTCGGGTTATTCGGGTGGGTCTATTACGGGGCACAGGTCTCGAATCTGGGGCTTACCAATGTTTCCGTCAGCGGACGGACGTATGCGGGCGGACTGGCGGGGGTCAATTCCGGCTCCCTGATGAATTGCTATACGACAGGCACGGTCAACAGCGACGGCAATTACACCGGAGGTCTGGCAGGGTTCAATGCCGGCGGGACACTGAGCAGCTGCACGTCAAGCGCCGGCGTCAGCGGTTCCTATTGCGCCGGCGGTCTGAGCGGATACAATAATGTTTCCGGAACAATCAGCCGCTCGTCTGCGGCCGGCCCCGTGAACGGTTCGTCCTATATCGGCGGCCTGATTGGAGAGAACATAGGTCCGGTAAGTATGTCGTACGCAGTCGGCACCGCGGACGGTTCTTCTTATGTCGGAGGATTCATCGGGTCCAATTCCGGTTCGGTCAGCGGCTGCTATGCATCCGGTGCAGCAGCCGGACATGTCCTTTGGGTTCCTCCTTCGACCTATTATCACAGTTATTACGTCGGCGGTCTGATGGGATACAACTCCGGAACAGTAACGAATTGCTATGCACGAGGGTCAGCCACCCGTCAGGGATTCGGGGGCAATCTCTATGATGTCGGCGGGCTTATCGGATGGAATGCCGGTTCCGCTGCGGCCTGCTATTCCTCCGGTTTGGTCAGCGGCAATATTAATGTCGGCGGTCTGATTGGGTACAACACGGGTACTGCAGCAAGCAGTTTCTGGGATACGGAAACTTCCAACCAGCCGAGCAGCGCAGGCGGAACCCCCAAAACCACACTCGAGATGAAAACCGAAAGCACCTTTACATCAGGCGGATGGGATTTTTCCTGGGTCGACGGGGATGCAGCCGACTGGGTACTTTGGGTGGAGGGACAGCAGTATCCCGAATTGACCTGGCAGCCGCCGCGGTTTGCCGGGGGCAGCGGAACCCCGGAAAATCCGTGGAAAATTGCCCGTGCTCAACACTTGCTCTATCTGGCTTATAACGAATCCCTTTACGGCTCGCATTTCTTAATGACCGCCGATATCAATATGTCGGCTTATACAGGAATACAGTACAAATGCATCGGCAGCAGCGAAAAGCCTTTTACCGGAACCTTTGACGGGGGCGGACACATTATCAGTTATCTGTCCTACTTTGCAAAAGAGATTGTGTCAAATGTCGGGATGTTTGGTTATACATCCGAGGCCGTTATTCGCAATCTGGGTCTGGAAGGAGTGTCTATCTATACGGAGGGCGATTCCGTCGGCGGTTTAATCGGAACCCAGTATCGGGGTATCGTTTCCGGATGTTTTACGACCGGTACTGTGGAAGGCATACACACCGTAGGGGGACTGGTAGGAGATGAATACGGCTCCATCGAAAATTCGTACAGTCTGACTTCGGTTTACGGGCATGGAAGCGCTGCCGGGGGCCTGGTAGGGGCAATCACCGGCTATATGACCGACGGCATTCGAAGATGCTACAGTGCCGGTTATGTAAAAGGCGTTGACTATGTCGGCGGCCTGATCGGATATTCCAACGAGGGGCTGGTGCTGAATTCGGTCTGGGATATGCAGACAAGCAACCAGGAAACCAGCGCCGGCGGAATCGGCCTCCTCACGGAAGAGATGAAGATGCGAAGTTCTTTTACCGGTATAGGGTGGGATTTTCTCGACGAGACAGCCAACGGGACGAATGATTACTGGCGAATGTGCGTGAACGGTGTGTCGTATCCCCTTCTGTCCTGGAGTTTTGCCGGCCTCGGCGATTTTGCCTGTCCGGACGGTGTTGCGATGGCTGATTTCGCCTATCTGGCCCGACACTGGCTGCAGAGCAGCTGTATCCAATCGAACCAATATTGCGGCTGGGCGGACATGAGCATCTCCGGGACTGTGGAGGTGTCGGACCTTGCGGTCTTCGTCGAAAACTGGCTGAGAGAATAA
- a CDS encoding FliA/WhiG family RNA polymerase sigma factor: protein MESGGDKLSQLWQQYFQTRDVHIRNQIFMHYLPEIRYAAERLAARLPRCVQMEDLLGAGAVGLIKAIERFDPSRNAKFETYCAFRIQGAMLDMIRKSDFFGRLTRRKARRYHTALQKLEAVLGRPPADEELAAELKMNLSEFYDYLKEVNTVHLLSLSREFAGSDGQSDFSELSGITDTKSPDPVLQAQIRDLREYLKNGFSQQEGAILTMYYLEGLTMKEIGIALGISESRVCQIHSSVYARLCDRLHRKSCYDNLLPGSGFQES from the coding sequence ATGGAATCCGGCGGGGATAAACTCAGCCAGCTCTGGCAGCAGTATTTTCAGACGCGCGACGTTCACATCCGGAATCAAATCTTTATGCATTATCTGCCCGAAATTCGTTATGCGGCCGAGCGGCTGGCGGCCCGTCTGCCGCGCTGCGTCCAAATGGAGGATTTGCTCGGTGCCGGTGCCGTCGGGCTGATTAAAGCCATTGAGCGGTTTGACCCCAGCCGCAATGCCAAGTTTGAAACCTACTGCGCCTTTCGCATTCAAGGGGCGATGCTCGATATGATCCGCAAAAGTGATTTCTTTGGGCGTCTGACTCGTCGAAAGGCCCGACGCTACCACACCGCGCTGCAAAAATTAGAGGCCGTATTAGGCAGACCGCCGGCGGATGAAGAATTGGCCGCAGAGTTAAAGATGAATCTGAGCGAGTTTTATGACTATTTAAAGGAAGTCAATACGGTTCATCTCCTTTCCCTCAGTCGGGAATTTGCCGGTTCCGACGGACAGTCAGACTTTTCCGAATTAAGCGGCATCACCGACACAAAAAGTCCCGATCCGGTCCTGCAGGCACAGATACGCGACCTCCGCGAATACCTGAAAAACGGTTTTTCCCAGCAGGAAGGAGCGATTTTGACTATGTATTATCTGGAAGGATTGACGATGAAAGAAATCGGTATAGCCCTCGGTATCTCCGAATCACGAGTCTGCCAGATTCATTCTTCCGTTTACGCCCGCCTTTGCGACCGCCTGCACCGAAAATCCTGCTACGATAATCTGCTCCCAGGTTCCGGATTTCAAGAGTCGTAA
- the lpxB gene encoding lipid-A-disaccharide synthase: MAALQPKQIFIAALEPSAEAHCANLIRAVSERTQGPPSNWPGADSKHIPLPEKPSIQWVGLGGAKMAAAGCRLLENPVGRAAMLYNVFGQLGFYRALLKIAVDYLKTNPVDLLIVCDSPAFNFHLAKAAKRLGIPVLFYVAPQLWAWAPWRIRKLRRCCDRLACILPFEKDWFTRRGVRTDFVGNPLFDDIPFNPDQCYKSYADYDPAAPKIALLPGSRHAEIQSLWLPMQKIAAQVAEHHPKLQLFAAASDEDKLAWLKAHQLPTLSIQYQLGEVFSLARRADLALVASGSATLQVAAAGCPMIVMYQSNPLLWHLLGRWLIRTRFLSLVNILARKELVPEYMPYLPRISAMAARTCAMLDNKLLLIQTSTALVELMRPFAARKASAQTAAIVLKMLGLR, encoded by the coding sequence ATGGCCGCCCTGCAGCCCAAACAGATCTTCATCGCCGCACTGGAGCCCAGTGCCGAGGCCCATTGTGCCAACCTGATTCGTGCCGTCTCGGAACGGACCCAAGGCCCGCCCTCCAACTGGCCCGGTGCCGACAGCAAACATATTCCCTTGCCCGAAAAACCCTCCATTCAGTGGGTTGGTCTGGGCGGGGCCAAGATGGCCGCTGCCGGCTGCCGACTCCTCGAAAATCCTGTCGGCAGGGCGGCGATGCTCTACAATGTCTTCGGTCAGCTCGGCTTTTACCGAGCTCTCCTGAAAATCGCCGTAGATTATCTGAAAACCAACCCCGTCGATTTGCTCATCGTCTGTGATTCGCCCGCCTTCAATTTTCACTTGGCCAAGGCCGCCAAGCGGCTCGGCATCCCCGTTTTGTTTTATGTCGCTCCGCAGCTGTGGGCTTGGGCCCCGTGGCGAATCCGCAAGCTCCGGCGCTGCTGCGATCGGCTCGCCTGCATTTTGCCTTTCGAAAAGGATTGGTTCACCCGCCGCGGGGTGCGGACCGATTTTGTCGGCAATCCGCTCTTTGATGACATTCCTTTCAATCCCGACCAGTGCTATAAATCTTATGCCGACTACGATCCGGCCGCCCCCAAAATCGCTCTCCTGCCCGGTTCCCGCCATGCCGAAATCCAGTCCCTCTGGCTTCCGATGCAGAAAATCGCCGCCCAGGTCGCCGAGCATCATCCGAAATTGCAGCTGTTTGCCGCCGCTTCTGATGAAGACAAACTCGCCTGGCTGAAGGCCCATCAGCTTCCGACTCTGTCCATTCAGTACCAGCTCGGTGAGGTTTTTTCGCTGGCCCGCCGCGCGGATTTAGCCCTCGTGGCTTCCGGTTCCGCTACGCTTCAGGTTGCCGCCGCCGGCTGCCCGATGATTGTGATGTATCAGTCCAATCCGCTTCTGTGGCACCTGCTGGGCCGCTGGCTGATCCGAACACGCTTTCTGTCGCTGGTCAATATCCTGGCCCGCAAAGAGCTGGTTCCGGAATATATGCCGTATCTGCCCCGCATTTCCGCAATGGCCGCACGCACCTGTGCGATGCTCGATAACAAACTGCTTCTCATACAGACCAGCACCGCCCTTGTGGAGCTGATGCGTCCTTTTGCCGCACGCAAAGCATCCGCCCAAACCGCCGCCATCGTGCTCAAAATGCTCGGCCTTCGCTGA